GTCGGTGGCGTGCAGGGCCACGACGGCGTCCGCGGCCTCGTGCACGCGGGTGGCGCGGGCCGAGGGAGCCAGCCGGTGCCGACGGCCGAGCCGGGCGCGACGCTCGACGGTGGTCACGAGGGGGAGGCTGGGGCTCATCCTCCCGATCGTAGGCCGGACCGCCGCAGCCGGCCCGGCCTTTCGGTTCGGTTCGGTCCGTCAGAGCTGAAGCTTGAACCCGACGTGGGAGGCGGTGAACCCGAGCCGCTCGTAGAAGCGGTGGGCGTCGACCCGCGTCACGTCCGAGGTGAGCTGGACCAACTGGCAGTTCTCCAGGCGGGACTGCTCGATCGCCCACTCGATGAAGCGGGTGCCCAGGCCGCTGCCCCGTTCGTCGGCGTGGACGCGCACGCCTTCGATGATGGAGCGGGAGGCTCCCTTGCGGGAGAGCCCCGGGACGATGGTGAGCTGGAGCGTGCCCACGACCCGGTCCTCGCGTACGGCGACCATCAACCGCTGGTTGGGGTCGTCGTTGATGTGCTTGAAGGCCCTGATGTACGGGGCGAGATCGTCCGGGGACTCGCGGGTCGCTCCCAGCGGGTCATCGGCCAGCATGGCGACGATGGCGGGCAGATCGGCCTCGGTGGCCGTCCGGATGGCGAG
This region of Streptomyces sp. NBC_00513 genomic DNA includes:
- a CDS encoding GNAT family N-acetyltransferase codes for the protein MTDATTELAIRTATEADLPAIVAMLADDPLGATRESPDDLAPYIRAFKHINDDPNQRLMVAVREDRVVGTLQLTIVPGLSRKGASRSIIEGVRVHADERGSGLGTRFIEWAIEQSRLENCQLVQLTSDVTRVDAHRFYERLGFTASHVGFKLQL